Proteins encoded together in one Quercus lobata isolate SW786 chromosome 3, ValleyOak3.0 Primary Assembly, whole genome shotgun sequence window:
- the LOC115982638 gene encoding pre-mRNA-processing factor 17-like isoform X2 encodes MDLLQTYKDQNDEDIGELEDQTQNPISTTSSPEASPPRLLPAKSAAPKVDDTMLALTVAQAHQAHSRPIDPVQHVVAFNPTYDQLWAPIVGPAHPYAKDGIAQGMRNHKLGFVEDASIESFVFDEQYNTFHKYGYAADPSASAGNNYVGDLDALQKNDAITVYNIPQHEQKKRKIEKKETEKEEGNDQEENVDKIELQNPSTDTWLMKNRKSPWAGKKEGLQSELTEEQKKYAEEYAKKKGEERERGGEKGEILPDKSTFHGKEERDYQGRSWIAPPKDAKANNDHCYIPKRLVHTWSGHTKGVSAIRFFPKHGHLLLSAGMDTKVKIWDVFNSGKCMRTYMGHSKAVRDIWFCNDGTKFLTAGYDKNIKYWDTETGQVISTFSTGKIPYVVRLNPDDDKQNILLAGMSDKKIVQWDMNTGQITQEYDQHLGAVNTITFVDNNRRFVTSSDDKSLRVWEYGIPVVIKYISEPHMHSMPSISLHPSTNYLAAQSLDNQILIYSTRERFQLNKKKRFAGHIVAGYACQVNFSPDGRFVMSGDGEGKCWFWDWKTCRVFRTLKCHEGVCIGCEWHPLEQSKVATCGWDGLIKYW; translated from the coding sequence ATGGATCTCCTCCAAACCTACAAAGACCAAAATGATGAGGATATTGGTGAACTAGAGgaccaaacccaaaaccctatTTCCACCACATCATCCCCCGAGGCCTCCCCACCTCGTCTCCTTCCCGCCAAGTCTGCAGCACCAAAGGTGGATGACACCATGTTGGCCCTCACAGTAGCTCAAGCCCACCAAGCCCATTCAAGGCCAATCGACCCAGTCCAGCATGTTGTTGCCTTTAACCCCACCTATGACCAGCTCTGGGCCCCCATCGTTGGCCCAGCCCACCCTTATGCCAAGGATGGCATCGCCCAGGGCATGCGCAACCACAAGCTCGGCTTTGTTGAGGATGCTTCCATTGAATCTTTTGTCTTCGACGAGCAGTACAATACTTTCCACAAGTACGGCTATGCCGCTGACCCCTCTGCCTCTGCCGGCAACAATTATGTTGGTGATCTTGATGCCTTGCAAAAGAACGACGCCATCACTGTCTACAACATTCCACAACACGAgcagaagaagaggaagattgAGAAGAAGGAAACAGAGAAGGAGGAAGGCAATGACCAAGAAGAAAATGTTGATAAGATTGAGCTTCAGAATCCATCAACTGACACTTGGTTGATGAAGAATAGGAAGAGTCCGTGGGCAGGCAAGAAGGAAGGATTACAAAGTGAATTGACAGAAGAGCAGAAGAAGTATGCGGAGGAGTATGCAAAGAAGAAGggtgaggagagagagagaggcggtGAAAAGGGTGAGATTCTTCCAGATAAGAGTACATTCCATGgtaaagaagagagagattaTCAAGGAAGGTCTTGGATTGCGCCTCCCAAGGATGCCAAGGCCAACAACGATCATTGTTATATACCGAAGAGATTGGTGCACACTTGGAGTGGCCACACGAAGGGCGTGTCTGCAATAAGGTTCTTCCCAAAACACGGGCATTTGTTATTGTCAGCTGGGATGGATACGAAGGTGAAAATATGGGATGTGTTCAATTCGGGCAAGTGTATGAGGACCTACATGGGTCACTCCAAGGCAGTGAGGGATATTTGGTTTTGCAACGACGGGACAAAGTTTTTGACGGCTGGGTATGATAAGAATATCAAGTACTGGGACACAGAGACAGGGCAAGTGATATCTACTTTTAGTACCGGGAAGATTCCATATGTGGTTAGGCTTAATCCGGACGATGATAAGCAGAACATTTTGTTGGCAGGGATGAGTGATAAGAAGATTGTTCAGTGGGATATGAATACCGGACAGATTACACAGGAATACGATCAACATTTGGGGGCAGTGAATACTATTACATTTGTTGATAATAACAGGAGGTTTGTGACTTCGAGCGATGACAAGTCACTTCGAGTATGGGAGTACGGGATACCTGTGGTTATAAAGTATATTAGTGAGCCTCATATGCATTCTATGCCATCCATTTCACTTCATCCCAGTACAAATTATCTTGCTGCACAGAGTTTGGACAATCAGATTCTTATATATAGCACAAGGGAGAGGTTTCAGCTCAATAAGAAGAAGAGGTTTGCCGGGCACATTGTGGCAGGGTATGCTTGCCAAGTCAATTTCTCACCAGATGGCCGGTTTGTTATGTCAGGAGATGGTGAGGGTAAATGCTGGTTTTGGGATTGGAAGACATGCCGAGTTTTCAGAACTCTCAAGTGTCACGAGGGAGTGTGCATTGGGTGTGAGTGGCACCCATTGGAACAAAGCAAGGTGGCAACTTGTGGCTGGGACGGATTGATTAAGTACTGGTAA
- the LOC115982638 gene encoding pre-mRNA-processing factor 17-like isoform X1 produces the protein MDLLQTYKDQNDEDIGELEDQTQNPISTTSSPEASPPRLLPAKSAAPKVDDTMLALTVAQAHQAHSRPIDPVQHVVAFNPTYDQLWAPIVGPAHPYAKDGIAQGMRNHKLGFVEDASIESFVFDEQYNTFHKYGYAADPSASAGNNYVGDLDALQKNDAITVYNIPQHEQKKRKIEKKETEKEEGNDQEENVDKIELQNPSTDTWLMKNRKSPWAGKKEGLQSELTEEQKKYAEEYAKKKGEERERGGEKGEILPDKSTFHGKEERDYQGRSWIAPPKDAKANNDHCYIPKRLVHTWSGHTKGVSAIRFFPKHGHLLLSAGMDTKVKIWDVFNSGKCMRTYMGHSKAVRDIWFCNDGTKFLTAGYDKNIKYWDTETGQVISTFSTGKIPYVVRLNPDDDKQNILLAGMSDKKIVQWDMNTGQITQEYDQHLGAVNTITFVDNNRRFVTSSDDKSLRVWEYGIPVVIKYISEPHMHSMPSISLHPSTNYLAAQSLDNQILIYSTRERFQLNKKKRFAGHIVAGYACQVNFSPDGRFVMSGDGEGKCWFWDWKTCRVFRTLKCHEGVCIGCEWHPLEQSKVATCGWDGLIKYWD, from the exons ATGGATCTCCTCCAAACCTACAAAGACCAAAATGATGAGGATATTGGTGAACTAGAGgaccaaacccaaaaccctatTTCCACCACATCATCCCCCGAGGCCTCCCCACCTCGTCTCCTTCCCGCCAAGTCTGCAGCACCAAAGGTGGATGACACCATGTTGGCCCTCACAGTAGCTCAAGCCCACCAAGCCCATTCAAGGCCAATCGACCCAGTCCAGCATGTTGTTGCCTTTAACCCCACCTATGACCAGCTCTGGGCCCCCATCGTTGGCCCAGCCCACCCTTATGCCAAGGATGGCATCGCCCAGGGCATGCGCAACCACAAGCTCGGCTTTGTTGAGGATGCTTCCATTGAATCTTTTGTCTTCGACGAGCAGTACAATACTTTCCACAAGTACGGCTATGCCGCTGACCCCTCTGCCTCTGCCGGCAACAATTATGTTGGTGATCTTGATGCCTTGCAAAAGAACGACGCCATCACTGTCTACAACATTCCACAACACGAgcagaagaagaggaagattgAGAAGAAGGAAACAGAGAAGGAGGAAGGCAATGACCAAGAAGAAAATGTTGATAAGATTGAGCTTCAGAATCCATCAACTGACACTTGGTTGATGAAGAATAGGAAGAGTCCGTGGGCAGGCAAGAAGGAAGGATTACAAAGTGAATTGACAGAAGAGCAGAAGAAGTATGCGGAGGAGTATGCAAAGAAGAAGggtgaggagagagagagaggcggtGAAAAGGGTGAGATTCTTCCAGATAAGAGTACATTCCATGgtaaagaagagagagattaTCAAGGAAGGTCTTGGATTGCGCCTCCCAAGGATGCCAAGGCCAACAACGATCATTGTTATATACCGAAGAGATTGGTGCACACTTGGAGTGGCCACACGAAGGGCGTGTCTGCAATAAGGTTCTTCCCAAAACACGGGCATTTGTTATTGTCAGCTGGGATGGATACGAAGGTGAAAATATGGGATGTGTTCAATTCGGGCAAGTGTATGAGGACCTACATGGGTCACTCCAAGGCAGTGAGGGATATTTGGTTTTGCAACGACGGGACAAAGTTTTTGACGGCTGGGTATGATAAGAATATCAAGTACTGGGACACAGAGACAGGGCAAGTGATATCTACTTTTAGTACCGGGAAGATTCCATATGTGGTTAGGCTTAATCCGGACGATGATAAGCAGAACATTTTGTTGGCAGGGATGAGTGATAAGAAGATTGTTCAGTGGGATATGAATACCGGACAGATTACACAGGAATACGATCAACATTTGGGGGCAGTGAATACTATTACATTTGTTGATAATAACAGGAGGTTTGTGACTTCGAGCGATGACAAGTCACTTCGAGTATGGGAGTACGGGATACCTGTGGTTATAAAGTATATTAGTGAGCCTCATATGCATTCTATGCCATCCATTTCACTTCATCCCAGTACAAATTATCTTGCTGCACAGAGTTTGGACAATCAGATTCTTATATATAGCACAAGGGAGAGGTTTCAGCTCAATAAGAAGAAGAGGTTTGCCGGGCACATTGTGGCAGGGTATGCTTGCCAAGTCAATTTCTCACCAGATGGCCGGTTTGTTATGTCAGGAGATGGTGAGGGTAAATGCTGGTTTTGGGATTGGAAGACATGCCGAGTTTTCAGAACTCTCAAGTGTCACGAGGGAGTGTGCATTGGGTGTGAGTGGCACCCATTGGAACAAAGCAAGGTGGCAACTTGTGGCTGGGACGGATTGATTAAGTACTG GGACTAG
- the LOC115982643 gene encoding uncharacterized protein LOC115982643: protein MGSMWMMRQVSIRVVASTNSLLLSNSIVTSQFPISFSFSSFYPKSQYLISLVSSSQRHSLSTTAASSSSSSSSSHFGDVEEIVVSKNGSNSKTLLKGLTYSEFEDWVQLQGYRPGQALMLWKRLYGNDIWAHQIDELEGLNKDFKKMLSENAEFKALSLKEILTASDGTKKILFTLEDGQVIETVVIPCDRGRTTVCVSSQVGCAMNCQFCYTGRMGLKRHLTAAEIVEQAVFARRLLTSEVGSITNVVFMGMGEPLHNIDNVIKAADIMVHDQGLHFSPRKVTVSTSGLVPQLRRFLHESNCALAVSLNATTDEVRNWIMPINRKYKLGLLLETLREELRFKNNYKVLFEYVMLSGVNDSIEDAKRLIDLIEGIPCKINLISFNPHTGSQFQPTSDAKMIEFRNVLAEAGCTVFLRPSRGDDQMAACGQLGNPGAIQAPLLRVPKQFQTALNISV, encoded by the exons ATGGGAAGTATGTGGATGATGAGGCAGGTTAGCATTAGAGTAGTAGCCTCAACCAATTCTCTGCTTCTATCAAATTCCATAGTCACCTCTCAATTCCCcatctctttctccttctcctcCTTCTATCCCAAATCACAGTATCTCATTTCCCTCGTCTCCTCTTCTCAACGCCACTCGCTTTCAACAACcgccgcttcttcttcttcttcttcttcctcctctcatTTCG gAGATGTTGAAGAAATTGTAGTTTCGAAAAATGGCTCCAACTCCAAGACCCTTCTTAAAGGGTTGACATACTCTGAGTTTGAA GATTGGGTTCAGTTACAAGGTTACAGGCCTGGTCAGGCCCTAATGTTATGGAAGCGCCTCTATGGGAATGACATTTGGGCACATCAAATTGATGAGTTGGAAG GTTTAaacaaagatttcaagaaaaTGTTGAGTGAAAATGCTGAATTCAAGGCATTATCTTTAAAAGAAATTCTCACAGCGTCTGATGGAACTAAAAAG ATTTTATTCACATTGGAAGATGGGCAGGTGATAGAGACTGTTGTCATACCTTGTGATAGGGGCAGGACTACTGTTTGTGTCTCCAGTCAAGTGGGCTGTGCCATGAATTGTCAGTTTTGCTACACTGGAAG GATGGGTTTAAAGAGACATTTAACTGCAGCTGAGATAGTAGAGCAAGCTGTATTTGCTCGGCGCCTGCTCACAAGTGAAGTTGGTTCCATTACCAATGTCGTATTCATG gGAATGGGAGAACCACTACACAACATCGACAATGTTATAAAAGCTGCAGACATTATGGTGCATGACCAAGGCCTTCATTTCAGTCCTCGCAAGGTCACTGTCTCAACCAGTGGTCTTGTTCCCCAGCTGAGACGTTTCCTCCATGAATCCAATTGTGCTTTAGCTGTTAGTTTGAATGCGACAACTGATGAg GTCAGAAACTGGATCATGCCAATTAACAGGAAGTATAAATTAGGATTGCTTCTTGAGACCCTTCGGGAGGAACTTCGCTTCAAAAATAACTACAAAGTTCTATTTGAATATGTAATGCTTTCAGGAGTTAATGACAG CATTGAGGATGCAAAAAGACTTATTGATCTTATTGAGGGCATTCCATGCAAGATTAATCTTATCTCATTCAATCCTCATACTGGATCCCAGTTCCAACCAACCAGTGATGCAAAGATGATTGAGTTTCGAAATGTTTTGGCTGAAGCAGGGTGCACTGTGTTCTTACGACCTAGTCGAGGTGATGATCAGATGGCTGCCTGTGGTCAGCTTGGCAATCCTGGTGCAATCCAGGCTCCATTGCTCCGTGTGCCAAAGCAATTCCAAACAGCATTGAATATCTCTGTGTGA
- the LOC115982642 gene encoding deoxynucleoside triphosphate triphosphohydrolase SAMHD1 homolog isoform X2 — protein sequence MGLSTNFEDSTDRRLLKQVHDNVHGNIYLEPVALKFIDTEEFQRLRELKQLGLSNMVYPGAVHSRFEHSLGVYWLAGKAVDTIKTCQGLELGIERSDIKLVKLAGLLHDVGHGPFSHMFEKEFLPRVFNGFPWSHEDMSVKMVDHIVDEHNIDIDSESLTKVKQMITASSEHDSTENMKEKKFLYDIVANGRNGIDVDKFDYIVRDSRACGLGCNFHFERLMESMRVMGDEICYRAKDYLTIHKLFATRADLHRTVYTHAKVKAIELMVVDALLKANDFLQIASSIRQPAEFWKLDDSILKIIEFSNAQELKEARDIIQRIRRRELYQFCNEFSVPKDKMEHFKKITPQDIICSQKTGGVTLEEEDIVVSNVKIDLTRGRNNPLQRIMTAMRCSQSKIASATCCLHLTKI from the exons ATGGGACTTTCCACCAACTTTGAAGATTCGACGGACCGGCGTTTGTTGAAGCAAGTCCACGACAACGTTCACGGCAACATCTATCTCGAGCCG GTCGCTCTGAAGTTCATAGATACTGAGGAGTTTCAGAG GCTTCGTGAGCTAAAGCAGCTTG GTTTATCGAACATGGTCTACCCAGGGGCAGTTCATTCTCGGTTTGAGCATTCACTAGGAGTTTATTGGTTGGCTGGCAAAGCTGTTGATACTATTAAAACTTGTCAA GGCTTAGAGCTTGGAATTGAGCGTTCagatattaaattagtaaaactTGCTG GACTACTGCATGATGTTGGCCATGGGCCATTCAGCCACATGTTTGAGAAGGAGTTTCTTCCTCGGGTTTTTAATGGCTTCCCATG GTCTCATGAGGATATGTCTGTGAAGATGGTAGATCACATTGTTGATGAGCACAATATTGACATTGATTCTGAATCCCTTACGAAAGTGAAG CAAATGATCACTGCAAGCTCTGAACATGATTCAACAGAA AATATGAAGGAAAAGAAGTTCTTGTATGATATTGTTGCAAATGGTCGAAATGGAATAGATGTTGACAA GTTTGACTACATAGTTCGGGACTCTCGGGCTTGTGGTCTTGGCtgcaattttcattttgagag GTTGATGGAATCTATGCGAGTTATGGGTGACGAGATATGTTACCGTGCTAAGGATT ATCTGACAATCCACAAGTTATTTGCCACTCGTGCTGATTTGCATCGAACAGTCTATACACATGCTAAAGTGAAG GCAATAGAACTCATGGTTGTTGATGCTCTGTTAAAAGCAAATGATTTTCTTCAAATTGCATCCTCAATTCGTCAACCGGCCGAATTTTGGAAG TTAGATGACTCAATCTTAAAAatcattgaattttctaatgCACAAGAGCTCAAGGAAGCAAGAGACATTATTCAACGCATTCGAAGAAGGGAGCTATATCAG TTTTGCAATGAGTTCTCTGTCCCAAAGGACAAGATGGAGCACTTCAAAAAGATCACTCCCCAAGATATCATTTGCTCCCAG AAAACGGGTGGTGTGAcgctagaagaagaagatattgtTGTGAGCAATGTTAAGATCGATTTGACACGAGGAAGAAACAACCCTCTTCAAAG